A section of the Corynebacterium tuberculostearicum genome encodes:
- a CDS encoding leucyl aminopeptidase: MAQTDLPARGHFPQVKLGKKVPKKAEALLIAAFEGEGGLELPGTDLLGGAALRSTYEALVAVGASGKAGEVTRVPAPAKAGVASIIAVGLGDAEEVDDETLRRAAGQAARSITKVGAVATSLGDFGITPVVEGLILGGYKYSGLRSESAAETTTFTVVAEKSAQEEFDSAKITAESVLIARDLVNTPSNLLYPETYAAFLSAQAAEAGLEVEVLDEKALEKQGFGGIMAVGRGSARPPRLVRLSWKPKKAKRHVALVGKGITFDTGGISLKPGAKMWDMISDMGGSAAMAAAIIAAAKLNLKVGITATLPLAENMPGSDATRPGDVITHYGGITSEVLNTDAEGRLVLADAIARASEDSPDYLIETATLTGAQMVALGERTAGVMGSEEFRDRMAEIGREVGEKAWAMPLLEEHEESVKSASADIRNINAKREGGMEYAGTYLQHFVGEGIEWAHIDVAGPSFNTTGAYGYTPKMGTGVPTRTVVAALREIAESK; encoded by the coding sequence ATGGCACAGACCGATCTACCCGCACGCGGCCACTTTCCCCAGGTAAAGCTGGGAAAGAAGGTTCCTAAGAAAGCAGAAGCACTGCTGATCGCTGCATTCGAGGGCGAAGGCGGCCTTGAGCTGCCAGGCACCGATCTGCTTGGGGGCGCAGCGCTGCGCTCCACTTATGAAGCATTGGTGGCCGTAGGGGCCTCTGGCAAGGCCGGTGAGGTTACGCGCGTGCCGGCTCCGGCCAAGGCGGGCGTGGCCTCCATCATCGCCGTTGGCTTGGGCGATGCGGAAGAAGTAGACGATGAGACGCTGCGCCGCGCTGCCGGCCAGGCCGCGCGTTCCATCACCAAGGTGGGGGCCGTAGCCACCTCGCTAGGCGATTTTGGTATCACCCCAGTGGTAGAAGGCCTCATCCTCGGCGGCTATAAGTACTCTGGCCTGCGCTCCGAGTCGGCCGCGGAAACCACCACTTTCACCGTGGTGGCGGAAAAGTCCGCACAAGAGGAATTCGACAGCGCCAAGATAACCGCCGAGTCCGTCCTCATCGCCCGCGACCTAGTCAATACCCCCTCCAACCTGCTCTACCCAGAAACCTACGCCGCGTTCCTGTCTGCCCAAGCGGCAGAAGCCGGCCTTGAGGTGGAGGTCTTGGATGAAAAGGCGCTGGAAAAGCAGGGCTTTGGTGGCATCATGGCCGTCGGTCGCGGATCCGCCCGCCCGCCGCGCTTGGTCCGCTTGAGCTGGAAGCCGAAGAAGGCCAAGCGCCACGTCGCCCTAGTAGGCAAGGGAATCACCTTCGACACCGGCGGAATTTCCCTGAAGCCGGGCGCCAAGATGTGGGACATGATTTCTGACATGGGCGGTTCCGCTGCAATGGCCGCCGCCATCATCGCCGCGGCAAAACTGAACCTCAAGGTGGGCATCACCGCTACCCTGCCGCTGGCGGAAAACATGCCGGGCAGCGATGCTACCCGCCCAGGCGATGTCATCACCCACTACGGCGGCATTACCTCCGAGGTTCTCAACACTGACGCGGAGGGCCGCCTTGTGCTTGCCGACGCCATTGCGCGCGCCAGCGAGGACAGCCCCGATTACCTCATCGAAACCGCCACCTTGACCGGCGCCCAGATGGTCGCCCTGGGTGAGCGCACCGCCGGCGTGATGGGCTCGGAAGAATTCCGCGATCGCATGGCCGAGATTGGCCGAGAGGTGGGCGAAAAGGCATGGGCCATGCCTTTGCTAGAAGAACACGAGGAATCCGTGAAGTCCGCCAGCGCCGATATCCGCAATATCAACGCCAAGCGTGAGGGCGGCATGGAATACGCCGGCACCTACCTCCAGCACTTCGTGGGCGAGGGAATCGAATGGGCTCATATCGACGTGGCAGGCCCTTCCTTCAACACCACTGGTGCCTATGGGTACACGCCGAAGATGGGCACGGGCGTGCCTACCCGCACGGTGGTTGCCGCCCTGCGCGAGATTGCTGAATCAAAGTAG
- a CDS encoding isochorismatase family protein → MKPALIIVDVQHDFCPGGALGTERGNEVAAKIASLQQGYETVVATQDWHIDPGSHFSKDPDFVDSWPVHCVAESHGAAMHEAIGPAQAYFRKGEYTAAYSGFEGAANGTLLADWLRERHIDAVDIVGIATDHCVRATAADALKEGFAVRVLREYCSPVDEARGEAALQELAAAGAIIC, encoded by the coding sequence ATGAAGCCTGCTTTAATCATCGTTGACGTACAACATGACTTCTGCCCCGGCGGTGCCTTAGGCACCGAGCGGGGCAATGAGGTCGCTGCAAAAATCGCCTCCCTGCAACAGGGCTACGAAACCGTCGTAGCCACGCAGGATTGGCACATCGATCCGGGTTCTCACTTTTCAAAGGACCCGGATTTTGTCGATTCTTGGCCGGTGCACTGCGTAGCCGAGTCCCACGGCGCAGCCATGCATGAGGCCATCGGGCCGGCGCAAGCCTACTTCCGCAAGGGCGAATACACCGCCGCCTATTCCGGATTCGAAGGCGCTGCAAACGGCACCTTGCTCGCTGACTGGCTGCGCGAGCGCCACATTGACGCCGTGGATATCGTGGGCATTGCCACCGATCACTGCGTGCGTGCCACGGCCGCCGACGCCCTTAAAGAGGGCTTTGCCGTCCGCGTATTGCGTGAATATTGCTCCCCAGTGGACGAAGCCCGCGGCGAGGCCGCGTTGCAAGAGTTGGCCGCCGCCGGCGCCATCATCTGCTAA
- the thiC gene encoding phosphomethylpyrimidine synthase ThiC has translation MTAAPENHPKHSYSPIHHDGLEVPETEIQLDDSPQGPNEPFRVYRTRGPECAPEVGLPALRSEWISERGDTKEYAGRGRELADDGRAAQRRGASSQEWNGSKRPPLKAQLGRRVTQMHYARQGIITREMEFVALREHCDPEFVRAEVARGRAIIPNNVNHPESEPMIIGRKFLTKINANIGNSAVTSSIEEEVSKLRWATQWGADTVMDLSTGDDIHTTREWILRNSPVPIGTVPIYQALEKVNGVAEDLTWEIFRDTVIEQCEQGVDYMTIHAGVLLAYVPLASNRVTGIVSRGGSIMAGWCLAHHKESFLYEHFDELCEIFAQYDVAFSLGDGLRPGSLADANDAAQFAELKTIGELTRRAWEYDVQVMVEGPGHVPLNMIQENNELEQDWASDAPFYTLGPLVTDIAPGYDHITSAIGAAHIAMGGTAMLCYVTPKEHLGLPNRDDVKTGVITYKIAAHSADVAKGHPGARAWDDAMSKARFEFRWNDQFALSLDPETAQAYHDETLPAEPAKTAHFCSMCGPKFCSMRISQDIREMFGGQMAELGMPTLGDQVRAAAHGSASEEGMQEKSAEFRRNGSQIYLREDADLA, from the coding sequence ATGACGGCTGCCCCAGAAAACCACCCTAAGCATTCCTATTCCCCCATTCACCACGACGGTCTAGAAGTTCCAGAGACCGAAATCCAACTGGATGATTCCCCACAAGGCCCCAATGAGCCCTTCCGCGTCTACCGCACGCGTGGGCCAGAATGCGCACCTGAAGTGGGGCTACCGGCCCTGCGCAGCGAGTGGATTAGCGAGCGCGGAGATACCAAAGAGTACGCCGGTCGCGGCCGCGAGCTGGCTGACGATGGACGTGCCGCACAGCGCCGCGGGGCGTCTTCCCAAGAGTGGAATGGCTCTAAGCGCCCGCCGCTTAAGGCTCAGCTCGGGCGCCGCGTAACTCAAATGCACTACGCTCGCCAAGGAATCATCACCCGCGAAATGGAATTCGTAGCACTGCGTGAGCACTGCGATCCGGAATTCGTTCGCGCTGAGGTAGCTCGCGGCCGCGCCATTATCCCTAATAATGTCAACCACCCCGAGTCTGAGCCCATGATCATTGGGCGAAAATTTCTCACCAAAATCAACGCCAATATTGGTAACTCCGCGGTTACCTCCTCCATCGAGGAAGAAGTGTCCAAACTGCGCTGGGCTACCCAGTGGGGCGCGGACACCGTAATGGATCTTTCCACTGGTGACGATATCCACACCACCCGCGAGTGGATTCTGCGCAATTCCCCAGTTCCCATTGGCACCGTGCCTATCTACCAAGCATTGGAAAAGGTCAATGGCGTGGCAGAGGATCTGACCTGGGAAATCTTCCGCGATACCGTCATCGAGCAATGCGAGCAGGGTGTGGACTATATGACCATTCACGCCGGTGTGCTCTTGGCGTATGTACCGCTAGCAAGCAATCGCGTGACCGGCATTGTCAGCCGCGGTGGCTCCATCATGGCGGGATGGTGCCTTGCTCACCACAAAGAGTCATTTCTGTACGAGCACTTCGATGAGCTGTGCGAGATTTTCGCTCAATACGATGTTGCATTTTCGCTTGGCGACGGCCTGCGCCCCGGCAGCCTTGCCGATGCCAACGACGCCGCCCAATTTGCAGAGCTAAAGACTATCGGCGAGCTTACCCGCCGCGCCTGGGAGTATGACGTCCAAGTCATGGTGGAAGGCCCCGGACACGTGCCGCTCAACATGATTCAAGAAAACAACGAACTCGAACAGGACTGGGCTTCAGATGCCCCCTTCTATACCCTCGGCCCTCTAGTTACCGATATCGCCCCTGGCTATGATCACATCACTTCCGCCATCGGTGCCGCCCATATCGCAATGGGTGGTACAGCCATGTTGTGCTATGTCACGCCGAAGGAGCACTTGGGACTGCCCAACCGCGATGATGTAAAAACTGGCGTCATTACTTATAAGATTGCGGCGCATTCAGCGGACGTTGCCAAGGGACATCCAGGCGCCCGCGCTTGGGACGATGCCATGAGCAAGGCCCGCTTTGAATTTCGCTGGAATGACCAATTTGCGCTCTCCCTCGACCCAGAGACCGCGCAGGCCTATCACGATGAAACGTTGCCTGCTGAGCCAGCAAAGACCGCACACTTTTGTTCCATGTGTGGGCCGAAGTTCTGCTCCATGCGCATTAGCCAAGACATCCGCGAGATGTTCGGCGGGCAAATGGCCGAGCTGGGCATGCCGACGCTGGGCGACCAGGTCCGCGCGGCAGCCCACGGCTCAGCATCAGAGGAAGGTATGCAGGAAAAATCCGCCGAATTCCGCCGCAACGGGTCTCAAATTTATTTACGCGAGGATGCTGACCTAGCTTAG
- the sucB gene encoding 2-oxoglutarate dehydrogenase, E2 component, dihydrolipoamide succinyltransferase, with the protein MANSVEMPELGESVTEGTITQWLKSVGDTVEVDEPLLEVSTDKVDTEIPSPVAGTIIEIKADEDDTIEVGEVIAIIGDEDEAGSASNDSSADKGEEEAEEKKEEPKADSSNGGSGDAADVEMPELGESVTEGTITQWLKSVGDTVEVDEPLLEVSTDKVDTEIPSPVAGTLVEILADEDDTIEVGEVIARIGDENATASSSEAKPEPQEEKKEEPKAEEKEEPKADSSNGGSGDAADVEMPELGESVTEGTITQWLKSVGETVEVDEPLLEVSTDKVDTEIPSPVAGTLVEILADEDDTIEVGEVIARIGDENATASSSEAKPEPQEEKKEEPKAEEKEEKKPEPKAEEKKESKQDSSLNTSAKVNNGDNVPYVTPLVRKLAEKHGVDLNTVEGTGVGGRIRKQDVLAAAGEGDAPAKSGAQSDNSPRARWSTKSVDPAKQELIGTTQKVNRIREITAAKMVEALQISAQLTHVQEVDMTAIWDMRKKNKQAFIDKHGANLSFLPFIVKATAEALVSHPNVNASYNPETKEMTYHSDVNIAIAVDTPKGLLTPVIHKAQDMTLPQIAQQIAELADKARNNKLKPNDLTGATFTVTNIGSEGAMLDTPILVPPQAGILGTAAIEKRPVVVNENGQDAIAIRQMCYLPFTYDHQVVDGADAGRFITTIKDRLQTADFQADLEV; encoded by the coding sequence ATGGCGAACTCCGTTGAGATGCCCGAGCTGGGCGAATCCGTAACCGAAGGCACCATCACGCAGTGGCTCAAGTCCGTCGGCGATACCGTCGAGGTAGACGAACCATTGCTCGAGGTCTCCACCGACAAGGTCGATACCGAAATCCCCTCCCCCGTAGCCGGCACCATTATTGAAATTAAGGCTGACGAGGATGACACCATCGAGGTTGGCGAGGTCATCGCCATCATCGGTGACGAGGATGAGGCAGGCTCCGCATCCAACGACTCCTCCGCTGACAAGGGCGAGGAAGAAGCAGAAGAAAAGAAGGAAGAGCCGAAGGCTGACTCCTCCAACGGCGGCTCCGGCGACGCAGCCGACGTGGAAATGCCAGAACTCGGCGAGTCCGTCACCGAAGGCACCATCACCCAGTGGCTGAAGTCCGTTGGCGACACCGTCGAGGTAGACGAACCACTGCTCGAGGTCTCCACCGACAAGGTCGATACTGAAATTCCTTCCCCAGTAGCAGGCACCCTGGTAGAAATCCTCGCCGACGAGGACGACACCATCGAGGTCGGCGAAGTCATCGCCCGCATCGGCGACGAAAACGCCACCGCATCCTCCTCCGAGGCCAAGCCAGAGCCACAGGAAGAAAAGAAGGAAGAGCCCAAGGCCGAAGAAAAGGAAGAGCCGAAGGCTGACTCCTCCAACGGCGGCTCCGGCGACGCAGCCGACGTAGAAATGCCAGAACTCGGCGAATCCGTCACCGAAGGCACCATCACCCAGTGGCTGAAGTCCGTCGGCGAAACCGTCGAGGTAGACGAACCACTGCTCGAGGTCTCCACCGACAAGGTCGACACCGAAATTCCTTCCCCAGTAGCAGGCACCCTGGTAGAAATCCTCGCCGACGAAGACGACACCATCGAGGTCGGCGAAGTCATCGCCCGCATCGGCGACGAAAACGCCACCGCATCCTCCTCCGAGGCCAAGCCAGAGCCACAGGAAGAAAAGAAGGAAGAGCCAAAGGCAGAAGAAAAGGAAGAGAAGAAGCCAGAACCAAAGGCTGAGGAAAAGAAGGAGTCCAAGCAGGATTCCTCCCTGAACACCTCTGCCAAGGTCAACAATGGCGATAACGTTCCTTATGTCACCCCACTGGTACGCAAGCTTGCTGAAAAGCACGGCGTAGACCTCAACACCGTTGAGGGCACCGGCGTGGGCGGCCGCATCCGTAAGCAGGACGTGCTCGCCGCTGCTGGCGAGGGCGATGCACCTGCCAAGTCTGGCGCACAGTCCGATAACTCCCCACGCGCTCGTTGGTCCACCAAGTCCGTGGACCCGGCCAAGCAGGAGCTCATCGGCACCACCCAGAAGGTCAACCGCATCCGCGAAATCACCGCCGCCAAGATGGTCGAGGCGCTGCAGATTTCTGCGCAGCTTACCCACGTTCAGGAAGTCGACATGACTGCCATCTGGGATATGCGCAAGAAGAACAAGCAGGCGTTCATCGACAAGCACGGTGCCAACCTGTCCTTCCTGCCATTCATCGTGAAGGCTACCGCCGAGGCTCTGGTCTCCCACCCGAACGTCAATGCGTCTTATAACCCAGAGACCAAGGAGATGACCTACCACTCGGACGTCAACATCGCTATCGCCGTTGACACCCCGAAGGGCCTGCTCACCCCGGTCATCCACAAGGCACAGGACATGACCCTGCCGCAGATCGCTCAGCAGATTGCAGAGCTGGCCGATAAGGCCCGCAATAACAAGCTGAAGCCGAACGATCTCACCGGTGCTACCTTCACCGTGACCAACATCGGTTCCGAGGGCGCCATGCTCGATACCCCGATCTTGGTTCCGCCACAGGCCGGCATCCTGGGCACCGCGGCTATTGAGAAGCGCCCGGTCGTTGTCAACGAGAACGGCCAGGACGCCATCGCCATCCGCCAGATGTGCTACCTGCCATTCACCTACGATCACCAGGTAGTTGACGGTGCGGACGCAGGCCGCTTCATCACCACCATCAAGGACCGCCTGCAGACCGCAGACTTCCAGGCAGACCTCGAAGTCTAA
- the gcvP gene encoding aminomethyl-transferring glycine dehydrogenase, translating into MEFISRHLGPDSAEQATMLAKVGYDSVDALVDAAIPSKIRAAELPQLPEALSEDEAQATLREYANQNTVLKSFYGQGFSDTLTPAVIRRGLLEDAGWYTAYTPYQPEISQGRLEALLNFQTMIESLSGLPIANASLLDEASATAEAVGLMSRAVKKGRRVVLDSRLHPQVLTVAAERARAIDLEVEIVDLREGLVGEDLIGAVIAYTGTEGDIFDPSTIIEELHTRGALATVATDPLSLLLLEAPGSLGADIVLGSSQRFGVPLFFGGPHAAYMAVTEKLKRQMPGRIVGVSKDADGRPAYRLALQTREQHIRRERATSNICTAQALLANVASMYAVYHGPQGLKAIAQRVHALASSFAQAVKDAGKQLVSEDFFDTVTVAGVDAATIKTDLQKEGYLVRTIGEDKVSVSFGESATKEDVAKLAHAFGADAAEADFALPENLQRGEEPLQHEIFNRIHSETQMLRYLRKLADKDLALDRTMIPLGSCTMKLNPTAAMEPISWPEFAGIHPYAPEETTAGWRALVEEIEGWLAEVTGYAKVSIQPNAGSQGELAGLLAIRRYHVANGDNERDVVLIPASAHGTNAASATLANLRVVVVKTAEDGSIDLADLDEKIAKHGNHIAGIMVTYPSTHGVFDPEVRDVCDKVHAVGGQVYIDGANMNALTGWARPGQFGGDVSHLNLHKTFTIPHGGGGPGVGPVAVAEHLIPFLPTNAADPQLDATTATPVGQGVPITNTKYGSAGVLPISWAYLAMTGAQGLAQASAHAILGANYLAKSLEDSFPVLYTGNAGLVAHECILDLRALTDASGVTAADVAKRLVDFGFHAPTLAFPVAGTLMVEPTESEDLGELDRFIEAMRTIRAEIQEIIDGEVSYEGSVIHHAPFTAESIGSDTWEFSFSREKAAWPVKSLRHSYKYFPPVRRIDEAYGDRNLVCSCPPPEAFDIDDSEE; encoded by the coding sequence ATGGAATTCATCTCCCGCCACCTAGGGCCGGATTCTGCGGAGCAGGCCACCATGCTTGCGAAGGTAGGCTACGACAGCGTGGACGCGCTGGTCGATGCCGCCATTCCGTCAAAGATCCGCGCCGCAGAACTGCCTCAGCTTCCTGAGGCGCTCTCGGAAGATGAAGCGCAGGCTACATTGCGGGAGTACGCCAACCAGAACACGGTGCTGAAGTCCTTCTACGGACAAGGATTTTCTGACACCCTCACCCCCGCGGTCATCCGCCGCGGTTTACTGGAGGATGCGGGATGGTACACCGCCTATACCCCGTATCAGCCAGAGATCTCCCAGGGTCGTCTTGAAGCGCTGTTGAACTTCCAGACCATGATTGAGTCCCTGTCCGGACTGCCCATCGCGAATGCTTCTTTGCTGGACGAGGCCTCTGCCACCGCGGAAGCCGTGGGGCTTATGTCCCGCGCGGTCAAGAAGGGTCGCCGCGTGGTGTTGGATTCTCGCCTGCACCCGCAGGTGCTTACCGTCGCCGCGGAGCGCGCCCGCGCGATTGACCTTGAGGTAGAAATCGTGGACCTGCGCGAAGGCCTCGTGGGCGAGGACCTCATCGGCGCGGTAATCGCCTACACCGGTACCGAGGGCGACATCTTTGACCCCTCCACCATCATCGAGGAGCTGCACACCCGCGGCGCTTTGGCCACCGTGGCCACCGACCCGCTTTCGCTGCTCCTGCTGGAGGCACCTGGCTCGCTGGGCGCCGATATTGTGCTCGGTTCTTCCCAGCGCTTTGGCGTTCCGCTCTTCTTCGGCGGCCCGCACGCTGCCTACATGGCGGTCACGGAAAAACTCAAGCGCCAGATGCCTGGCCGCATCGTGGGCGTGTCCAAGGACGCGGATGGTCGCCCCGCTTACCGCCTAGCACTGCAGACCCGCGAGCAGCACATTCGCCGTGAACGCGCTACCTCCAATATTTGTACTGCGCAGGCACTACTGGCTAATGTCGCCTCCATGTACGCCGTCTACCACGGCCCGCAAGGCCTCAAGGCCATTGCCCAGCGCGTCCACGCGCTCGCTTCCTCCTTTGCGCAGGCCGTCAAGGATGCCGGAAAGCAACTCGTGTCCGAGGACTTCTTCGATACCGTGACCGTCGCCGGCGTAGACGCCGCCACCATCAAGACTGACCTCCAAAAGGAGGGCTACCTCGTGCGCACCATCGGCGAGGACAAGGTATCGGTGTCCTTTGGTGAGTCGGCAACCAAGGAGGACGTCGCCAAGCTCGCCCACGCCTTTGGCGCCGACGCTGCTGAGGCGGACTTTGCCCTGCCGGAGAACCTGCAGCGCGGCGAGGAGCCGCTCCAGCACGAGATCTTCAATCGCATTCACTCCGAGACCCAGATGCTGCGCTACCTGCGCAAGCTGGCCGATAAGGACTTGGCGCTCGACCGCACCATGATTCCGCTGGGCTCCTGCACGATGAAGCTCAACCCCACCGCCGCCATGGAACCCATCTCCTGGCCGGAGTTTGCAGGCATCCACCCCTACGCACCAGAAGAAACGACCGCCGGTTGGCGCGCATTGGTAGAAGAGATTGAGGGCTGGCTGGCCGAGGTCACCGGCTACGCCAAGGTCTCCATCCAGCCCAATGCCGGCTCCCAGGGCGAGCTGGCCGGCCTCTTGGCCATCCGCCGCTACCACGTAGCCAATGGCGATAACGAGCGCGATGTAGTGCTCATCCCAGCTTCCGCGCACGGTACCAATGCGGCTTCGGCAACGCTGGCTAACCTGCGCGTTGTTGTGGTCAAGACCGCCGAGGACGGCTCTATTGACCTGGCAGATTTGGATGAGAAGATTGCCAAGCACGGCAACCACATCGCCGGCATCATGGTGACCTACCCGTCCACCCACGGTGTCTTTGACCCCGAGGTCCGCGACGTATGCGATAAGGTCCACGCTGTGGGCGGCCAGGTCTACATCGACGGCGCGAATATGAACGCGCTGACCGGCTGGGCCCGCCCAGGCCAGTTCGGCGGCGATGTTTCCCACCTCAACCTGCACAAGACCTTTACCATTCCGCATGGCGGTGGCGGCCCGGGCGTGGGTCCGGTTGCAGTGGCCGAGCACCTTATCCCCTTCTTGCCCACCAACGCCGCGGATCCGCAGCTGGATGCCACCACCGCTACCCCGGTTGGTCAGGGCGTGCCGATTACCAATACCAAGTACGGCTCGGCCGGTGTGCTGCCGATTTCCTGGGCGTACCTTGCTATGACCGGTGCACAGGGACTAGCGCAGGCCTCCGCCCACGCCATTTTGGGCGCGAACTACCTGGCCAAGTCCTTGGAAGATTCTTTCCCTGTGCTCTACACCGGCAACGCTGGCTTGGTGGCGCACGAATGCATCCTGGATCTGCGCGCGCTTACCGACGCCTCCGGGGTCACCGCAGCCGACGTAGCCAAGCGCCTCGTGGACTTTGGTTTCCACGCCCCGACCCTCGCCTTCCCGGTGGCCGGCACCCTCATGGTGGAGCCCACCGAATCTGAAGACCTGGGCGAGCTGGACCGCTTCATTGAGGCCATGCGCACCATTCGCGCGGAGATCCAAGAGATCATCGACGGCGAGGTTTCCTACGAAGGCTCCGTTATCCACCACGCACCATTTACCGCGGAGTCCATCGGCTCCGATACGTGGGAGTTCTCCTTCAGCCGCGAAAAGGCCGCGTGGCCCGTGAAATCCCTGCGTCACAGCTACAAGTACTTCCCGCCGGTGCGCCGCATCGACGAGGCCTACGGCGACCGCAACCTGGTCTGCAGCTGCCCACCACCAGAAGCTTTCGACATCGACGATTCTGAGGAGTAA